In Hirundo rustica isolate bHirRus1 chromosome 2, bHirRus1.pri.v3, whole genome shotgun sequence, one genomic interval encodes:
- the CCDC90B gene encoding coiled-coil domain-containing protein 90B, mitochondrial isoform X2 — protein MDSSNIYAELLITLQNECFIAQGFGKEQAQTIVSALITLSNVSLDTVYKDMVTQAQQEITLQQIMAHLDSIRKDMVILEKSEFANLRAENEKMKIELDQVKQQLMTETGKIRADSKLDINLERSRVTDMFTDQERKLMEATTEFHKKDANTNSIISEISNKIDTEIASLKTLMESNKLDTIRYLAASVFTCLAIALGFYRFWK, from the exons ATG GACAGTTCAAATATATATGCAGAATTACTTATCACGCTGCAGAATGAGTGCTTTATAGCTCAAG gctttgggaaggagcaggcaCAGACCATCGTGTCGGCGTTGATAACCCTGTCCAATGTCAGCTTAGACACCGTCTATAAGGACATGGTCACACAGGCCCAGCAG gaaataacTTTACAGCAGATAATGGCACATTTGGACTCCATTCGAAAAGATATGGTCATCCTGGAGAAAAGTGAATTTGCAAACTTGAGAGCAGAGAATGAG aaaatgaaaattgaatTAGATCAAGTTAAACAGCAGCTAATG actGAAACCGGTAAAATCCGAGCTGACAGCAAGCTGGACATAaacctggagaggagcagggtgACAGATATG TTTACAGATCAGGAGAGGAAACTGATGGAAGCAACTACAGAGTTTCACAAAAAA GATGCAAATACCAACAGCATTATCTCAGAAATCAGTAATAAAATTGACACTGAAATAGCTTCCTTAAAAACACTCATGGAATCGAATAAACTTGATACCATTCGCTATTTGGCAG cttcaGTGTTCACTTGCCTAGCAATAGCACTGGGATTTTACAGGTTCTGGAAATAG
- the CCDC90B gene encoding coiled-coil domain-containing protein 90B, mitochondrial isoform X1 codes for MRGAGSSAAIRAWAGQLLLPIPSRPSPAPRRGFAATFVRKSYDVRRIDITPLEQRKVTFDTHALVQDLEAHGFGKEQAQTIVSALITLSNVSLDTVYKDMVTQAQQEITLQQIMAHLDSIRKDMVILEKSEFANLRAENEKMKIELDQVKQQLMTETGKIRADSKLDINLERSRVTDMFTDQERKLMEATTEFHKKDANTNSIISEISNKIDTEIASLKTLMESNKLDTIRYLAASVFTCLAIALGFYRFWK; via the exons ATGAGGGGCGCCGGGAGCAGCGCTGCCATCCGCGCCTGGGCcggccagctcctgctcccgaTCCCGTCCCGGCCGTCCCCGGCTCCTCGCAGAG GTTTTGCTGCCACGTTCGTTAGGAAGTCATATGATGTCAGAAGAATTGATATCActcccctggagcagaggaaggtgACTTTTGATACCCATGCTTTAGTGCAGGATCTGGAAGCCCATG gctttgggaaggagcaggcaCAGACCATCGTGTCGGCGTTGATAACCCTGTCCAATGTCAGCTTAGACACCGTCTATAAGGACATGGTCACACAGGCCCAGCAG gaaataacTTTACAGCAGATAATGGCACATTTGGACTCCATTCGAAAAGATATGGTCATCCTGGAGAAAAGTGAATTTGCAAACTTGAGAGCAGAGAATGAG aaaatgaaaattgaatTAGATCAAGTTAAACAGCAGCTAATG actGAAACCGGTAAAATCCGAGCTGACAGCAAGCTGGACATAaacctggagaggagcagggtgACAGATATG TTTACAGATCAGGAGAGGAAACTGATGGAAGCAACTACAGAGTTTCACAAAAAA GATGCAAATACCAACAGCATTATCTCAGAAATCAGTAATAAAATTGACACTGAAATAGCTTCCTTAAAAACACTCATGGAATCGAATAAACTTGATACCATTCGCTATTTGGCAG cttcaGTGTTCACTTGCCTAGCAATAGCACTGGGATTTTACAGGTTCTGGAAATAG